The nucleotide sequence AAAAGcacaaatattttcatgaacAAGAACATTCTAGTTTTTGTTCTTGGAGCAAATTGGTAGCATAGTTTGTTTTTAGTATAAGGTTGAACATAGGGATAACATAAACAACCCAAGACTTTGAGCTGTCGGTAGTTCGGTATTTTGTTGAACAAAACTTGAAAGGGAgattgaaaatgaagaattttaaTAGGTAACATATTGATGAGATATATAGCTATATGGAAGGCATAGAACCAGAACTTTAATGGTAATGAGGCTTAAGCTAATAGAGCCAGACCACTTTCAACTATATGACGTATTTTTCTTTTAGCTCTTCCATTTTGTTTTGGGGTTTTGGGACAAGAACATCTATTTGTAACCATATGTGGTGAGATAGGATTAAACTGCTTTAAATTCACCTCCATTATTAGATTGTAGATATTATATGGGAAGATCAAATTGTTTTTCAACTAATGTTATGAATTTTATGAAGGTAGGTAGGGCTTGGTCCTTAGTATGTAGAAAGCATATCTAGGAGAACATGGAAAAATcatcaacaaacaaaagaaaatattgtgcACTTGTTGTAAAGTGGATAGGAGATGGTCCCTATAAATCAGTGTGAATTAAAGCTAATGGTTGAGGAGCTCAAGATTCAGATAGAGAGAAGGGTAATTTGTGGCTCTTTGCTAATTGACAAGTTGAACAAATTTCTTGTTTATGATATTGATGAGAAATGTTACAAGAATGAAGAGCTTTTATTATAATAGTAGCTAATGGATGTCCAAGTCTTGAATGCCAAAGTACAACTAAGgtattggaatttttatgtgcaGGTTGTGAAAAAGGTAGCAAGTGGTCTACCAAATGACATGGGGAACTCATACAAGCCATTCTTAAGATGACCTTGAAGGAGCATTCTCGTTGTAACCTGATCTTTGacaagaaaatattaaggataAGATTGAAAGTGTTAaaacattgagtcttgtttatttgtttaaaactttgttccaatttatgtttgaccatagaagtctttttaaatAGTGAAGTACTTGCTCTTCATTGAAAATCAAGAGTTGTTGTTCATCAAATCGGAAAGTCACAAGTAATTCTAAAAAAGTTTGACTTGTGGCATATAAGACTtatttgagatattaaaaaggtttggtatcatttttggacttaaaatgctgtaaaataatttttcaaaagtagCAGAGGCCGCTCAAGCGGTGAATCCTGCTCAAGCTATTTAAGTCTGCTCAAGCAGTGATGACAATCCTATTGAGtatagaaatgttttttaaatgaatttcactcaaactcaaatttggaaacttaagatactCAAATCCTTATGGCTTTtacctataaatacctctcttGTAATCCTTTGTAAGTTAGAAATTCTAGCTAAGAGATTAAAAATTGTACATATCTAAGAGTTTAGAGATCTCTTATTTTATAAAGGGACTCTTTGAGAAGAAGGTCTTATTGCCACACCATTTCctatctctcattcaaggattcgATTATTTGAATTATGGGTTGAAGGCCTTAATCCCTTCAGAGGATCGAAGGATCTACTAatttctttgttcatatcaaTTCTCAATCCTTTTACCttcaagtataaaataaattctacatcCATGGGTGACAATTTAATGGAGGTGTTATGCACTTCTAACATGTGAGAGTATGAATTGAAGTTATTTACCAACCAAAGACATAAAAGCATGATCTATTTTGACACATTGAAGTTGTGAAAGACTCCCAAATCTAATTTCTTCAGTTGTTTCTTTCTATTTCGGTTGTAAGCCTCAAAGAATTCTAAACATCTAATCAAGTGAATAATGTGTGAAGATGTAACTGAAAAGACACATAAACATATTTGTTTAAAAGTTGCTTTCAACAAATATTCTATTAATGTAACTATTTCttaattaagaataatttatctTTGATTCATTCATTGGACTCACCATTTTTAATCGAATATTCTTTAGAACTTTCCTGTGACTTTACCATAAAGCTTGTTTTTTTCGAAAAGCATGTTAGTTCTTGCTTAAATCCTTTTCCCAACCATATTTATTGGCTAGTTagtacaaatttaatttttacaaaaataaatatattagcCAAGCAAAACCATTATTCcttatatcatcatttatttttatctctttatcattttcttttattgtagCCAATTAATTATTACCACacaataatatgaaatcaatataaatataacaacaaaataataaaaataactactaattcacaaatttcaaaatggtcTCACTAAAAATGTATCTATGATCCTATAGGCCTCTTATGACTTGAAGGAAGTTGGGTACTACCACACTtactcctaaaaaataaatcaaatttttaagTTAGTTTTACAACATAATTTCAAATAGCATgtaataaattttctattttcttttaattcttttatattaaacatttaaactcataaataaaaaattcaagaataCTCACATTATTTTAGGTTAGAGTACTACTAGAAGAACTACGTTTGGGTTTGACGACACGAGAAGAGGCTCTAGATCCAGCACAAAAAGCTTCAAAATATGGAGAACATCGGACCTCCGCTGTTCATGTACTCCGCTTCGGGCCTGGCCGTGGACGAGGGTTTCATGCACTCAACTCCATGGGACAAGAGCTTCAAGATATGGAGAACATCGGACCTCCGCTATCTTGAGTTCGTCAAAGTCCACAACGATGCCATCTATACTGCCTCCGTCATTTTGTAGAATTTTCCTTAACTTACTTTACAATTTGCCTTGGTCGCCTCCTTTATAAAAAGCAGCAGATGAAGGTGCTGAGCATTACAGAAATAACAGCTGAGGGGACAACTATTAGGACCACTGTCCGGGAGGTGTTGCAATTCTTTCATGCAGAACCCATATAATTAGATCGCTTTTCTAAGTGGAAAGAGCAAAGGATACAACatattgcttttcttttcttttcttttccttttcacaGAGTGACCCATCATTTTCCTCTACAAATGgttgatttgaaaaattatgttatttctagtttatattttaagtaACGATAACGAAGAGTATCCATCTTCTCATGGATAGTCTTCATGACTTCTTGGACATGTCTTCATGcagaggaaaaaggaaaaaaacattgatttggctcttaataattttattaataaacagCCAGCtttcactaatttaaaaatatatatatattttttttataatttaggaaacctattaattattaatgtttaataaaGATTTTACGATTTTATTATTCCTCCCTTTCTAAGTTCTGCCAGCTGTCACTTTTAGCTTaggtaaaacaaaaacaaaaatgaaaattattctaaGTCGGCCTTAACCTCAAAATTCAGGAGGCAAAACTATGACTTCTCTTCTTCCCTGTGGAGGATGAGACAATCACAGAAGACTTGAATGAGGGTTGAGGAGTGGCTACTGAGATTCCAGGTTTCGTTTTCTTAATTGAAAACCAGCCCATCTAAGGACTAGCCAATCAGTTCAGTTTCCATTAGATGCCAACCAGTTTGTAGACGTGGTATATATTGGATGCTAACCATCTGGCTTTCAACAATTTATACACTTGGTAGATTCATTTTGCTTAATTTGAGTAGTGAATCATAAACTCAATAAGATTTCGAGCATGGAGATGGAAACTAATTAATACCTACATTTTGTAGACGTGGTACTGGATGGAGGTGGAGGAGCACTGACATTAGTCAAGAAGGTGGTGGCGttgctggtggtggtggtggagcaTTAGCGCAAAAAAGTCATAGAAACGGTACGACTTGAACCTAATGTTCACAGCTCTTCGTCCTTGCTTTCTATCACAACCCCGACCCCCCGCCCACCCCCTATGCAGTTGCTGCAGGACATATATGTTCTGAAAAGTGGTGACATTCACTTCTACTGTTGCAAAACACGAATCACCCTAAGTAGCTTTGCTTTTAAGGCTGGAAAACAATTTCCCCAGGGCTTGATTGAACTCATCTCCATTGGAGACGTTGTTCACATTGTGCATGGAGAGAGCAAGCAAAGTTTCCTCAGTGCTGAATATGGAGCGATTCGAGTATTGTAACATACAATTTTCGAACCATCCTATTGCTTCCTTCTGATTGGGACGTAGAGAAGCATAGTCATTGTGACAACTCCGGCACGCGTTTGGCCTAACGTCTCCTCTGCAAAGGCCAATTGCGTTAACTTTATTAAAGTTTTAGCTGGCGGAGAAATTATAAAAGTCGATTGCGTTGTCTGAAGGTAGAGAAGAGAGGAGGGTGTTGAGGTTTGCCTAGCTTGTAGTTGCTGTTACTGGTGTAATTCCCAACACCCTTTATGCAGAAGTGGTAGAGGAAGTCTGGCTGAGAAAGGACTGTTACACCAAGAAGGTGAAGCGTAAGGAAGAGATAAAGGAAGAGAAGCAATCTTGGAGGATCCATTATCATCACTAGGAGAAGGTTTAAGATTctccattaaaaaaatggagtCAACGATTAGGTATTGAAGGTGCCATGTGCAGACAGATGACTGAAGAGGAAAGGGTCTCCCTCGACAAATGCAGAGGCACAAGGGAACGTGGTCAGTCCCATGCGTTTCCCTCAAAATATGAAATGAGACATTGAACAATGCAGAATTCTATGCAATCTGAGGATGGTTTCCACGTTGGCTTTTCCAATGTGATAGACAGGAAGTATGTATTACTAAATGATGCTTTtactttgatttgtatttaaatgatattttaatatttattagatTAGATAAATGCAGGCTAAATCATACTTCAGATAAAAGGACAAATCTCAACTAAATTTTTTTCAGGCCCTATGATTGTGGTTTTGTCAAATAGAAAATTATGACCATTGCTGAACCAAAAGCTGACATGCCCATTCACATACATGCACCAACAAGAGGTCGGATCCATGGAGTTTCAGGAATCTAAAGATTGGCTTTATCAATCGAATATCCTTCTCGCCTCTTTCCATagaagtttttaagaaaatgatcacccaattttctaaatttcacCCACCCATGTCTCACTCTCATCTCCCCCCATTTCATGGTTAATTTTATGCATCCCATCGAGCCAGCACACCAATACGATAGattcacaattttatttaattttttctttcaattttctcctCTCATTTTCCTTGCTTCCTACCTCTAGTAGCTACCTCTCGTATTTAATTAATCTAAGTGCTCAACTTTAATTAATAAACgtgatgaaattagaggaggTTTGGTTTCGACTAGAGTGGTCAAAGACGCAATTGGAACAAGCTGATTGGGACAGGAGTGACCACACTCCAGCCAAAATTTAATTGGCTGGTCAATTTTACACAGGAgtataagaataaattaacatatatagCTAGGAAGAATAGTTGAAAGAATTTAAAGGGAGTGAATTcacatcaaaataatttaaagaatattGTGAAAATTGTTAAATTCATCAACCTTTAACGGTTTCACATTCCTAATAACAAATTAAcatagttgaaagaaaaaatagaactaTTCTTGACATGACTTCAAGTatattgaaaagtaaaaagatgATGtggataacaaaataaaaacaatagggAAGAATAACACATGAGAACTAAAATCCcttccaaaagggaaaaaagtaaTTGAAGTAAGATAGGTGTACGAGACACACAGGGAGAATGCAAAATGGGAAGTAGAGAGATACTGAGCATGATTGGTGACTAAGGGATACAAGCTCAATAAGGTATCCACTTTGCAAATAACAAATCAACAATTGCATTGTcaaaaaatccagttttccatGATCGAAGTAAAtacataaatacaaaatataattttattaaagaatgcATTATGAAGACAGAAATGTAAttgaaatttacaaaatctcaaaatcaaattgctaatattattaccaaacctctcaaatttgaaaatttagaagGTGGAAAATGCTACTTGGAGTCACAAATCCAGTTTAAGAAGGCatgttggaaaattaaacttgatTTAGAAACCTTTAAACTATTAGAACTAGATTTAGTCTCTAAAAATCAAgggaaaatattttgttttaagtgattattttagtttctatttttaagttgtCAAATCCTAGAAGATTCATATGTTCTATTATTAGGAGCTAGGTTCTATTTAGCTAAGTGTGAGTATGAGAGtgtaatatttgaaaaagagaGTTGTGGGAGATAACAACTTTTAATTCTcccccatttttattttctttttcaattgtttGTATTTATGTTTCAACCTTATTACTCCAACAAATTGATATAAAAACTTACGCATATCCAACAAGTATTCGAAGCAAAAATCAAGACTggtttgatataaaaaaataaaccatGTGGCAGGTGTAGGGAACCCCCCAGACGTCCACGTGGCAACCCCTCACAGCATTCCCCCATGCGACACGTGGCACGACAGCTCTCTATCCAGGGTCCCCCAAGGGGGCACATGGCACCCTCAAATATCCTACCCAGGCGGTCCGTTCCCTTATCCGGATacgttgtccggatcattggcTGTAAAACGCAAGCCATGCTAAGTCACCTCAGACAGCCTGTCACAGCCCGCATTCCAccgcctgcagagcgaaaggacaggaatgatggcaagtcacctcccacgatTTCTGACAGCCGCCTACAGGGTGATGGTGATTCTGCCATCACCTCAGGGACATCGTGACAAGctaaaaagtcttcccaccattaaagagggggGCAGAACTCCTGACACTATAAAAAGGGTCTTCACGTAAAGAGAAAGGTAAGCTATCTGACTCAGAAAAAGGGGTAGCATATTGATCCTCTGAGctatggctaacaaaaccatcggagggtgtgtccggacaccctgttcGGACATCTTCTGTAGGATTGACTAAGCCAGAAATCGTCCTTGGTTAAAAGCGCGCGTCCACTTGGCAGCCGCGAGGATCCTTGGGACGCGAGGCCTCAATAGTAGGAATTGATCAAGAACCAAGAAAACAAGAAGAGTCACATTTCAACATAACTTGAACCTCTATAACATTAACGAGGGCGAAGCTCAGTAATCGAAGTCTCATTTACGGACACGCGTGCTGAAACATTATTAGAAGCATTGATTACCCCATAATCGGATCCCAGTAGCAAGGGTGTCTCTGGGTTCGTGCTACTGTGCATGAAGAAACCAGGTTGTGAAGGTAATGGGAGAGTGAGAGAGTAACTACTAAGCATGAGAACAATTGAACCCATGGTTGGTCTATCAGCTACATTTTCTTGAACGCATAACAACCCAATATGTATGCATCTCATAATTCCACTTCTTGAACCGGAGTTCATTGAAGGATCTATCAAATTTGAAGCTGACCCCTCCCTCCAACTTCTCCATGCCTGCAATAGTTTGATAATGTATACATAAAATGCCAAATAAAATGTTTAAGCCTTTCAATTTTGAGTGCTTTACTAGAATGCTACTTCTAGGAAATGACTAATATAACATATAGATATTTATACTTACAAAGCTTATAAGGCCTTCCATATGCTCCTCATCACCAAAACTAGTGTTCTTTTGACCGCTGACAATTTCCAAAATCAACACACCAAAACTATAGACATCGGACTTAACTGAGAAGTTCCCCCGCATTGCATACTCAGGAGCCATATATCCACTGtatattgtaattaattagatcaattttatttttgataatagaATTCATGATTATATTAAGGGATATAATGAAGTATTTGCTAAGATTTTGAGATTTCTTTGCTAAGACAAAAAGATAGCTAAGCgatatataattttatcaacaaaaaaacaaatataaaaatatacaagGTCATAATTTTTAGCTCTACCGAGATTTTGATACTTACTAGGTTCCAACAATCCTTTTCGTATCGCCTTGAGTTTGATCTAGTGAAAACAACCTTGCCATaccaaaatctgaaattttaggATTCATTTCTTCATCTAGCAAAATGTTACTAGCTTTGAGATCACGATGAATAATTCGAAGTCGGGAATCTTCATGGAGATATAGAAGTCCTCGAGCAATGCCTACTATAATTTTGTAACGCCTTTCCCAATATAATTGTGAACACTTGATAGGATCTACGTATTTGTAAATGTATGTCATTAGAAAGGACTATAAACTCTTAACTCTTTCTCATGGTggtaaaagattaaaaaaaaaatgatcagaAGTACATACGAAACATAGGAGGAAGTTAAATCATACCAAATAGAAAGTGATCAAGACTTGCATTAGGCACGAACTCATAGATGAGAAGTCTTTCTATTCCCTCTAAACAGAAACCTAGGAGTCTAGCCAAATTTCTATGTTGAAGCTTGGCTACTAGCAAGACCTCGTTTTTGAATTCTAGTTCTCCTTGTCCAGAACCCTTGGACAACCTTTTCACAGCTATATCTTGTCCATTGGAAAGTGTACCCTGAAATATATCACAACAAAGTATAATATTTGAGACACTTCAAATCAAGTCTAATTGTCTAAAGGAATTTAGTAATTTGAGTTgagatttttttccccttataaTGGCATTGTTTAGTTACCTTGTAAACAGCTCCAAATCCTCCTTGTCCAAGCTTATTAGAATCAGAAAAGTTACCTGTTGCATTTCTAATAGAACCAAGGTTGAATTGCAAGGATTCcacttccaaaatttcatcCTCAGCTTCACAAGGCAAGTTAACACACAAGTGTAATGAAGTAATTAAGTGCATCTTTATACAGGAGTAACATAAATACAGGGGAGCTTTAATTGAAGGGTGTTGGGCTGCGTTTCAATGTCTACTCAACACAAAATCTTGTATGAATAGCCGGAACTTAATTATTCCCACTtacaaaatctcattcttagtCACTCCAAAAGCAACAGCACTGTGACTTGTcgctttttaatttatttatttttattttattttttaaataacaagtGATAAGGGCAGTTCATTTGAACTTACTTTCATCTTTGTCTTTTGGCTTTCCCATTCTCAAAAAGATGCAGATGCAGATGCAGGAGATGAGTATCACAGAAACAACAGTTGCTATAACAATGATAACTACAGTTCGCGTTCTGTTACTTTTTCCTGCAAAAACACAAATTTCCTCTCATCAAATTTCCCGATGCTGAATTATGGAATTGCTTTATCTAGTGAAGAGTTAGCATGCATCATGGAATTAATTTTGATCcttaataatgatttttgaTTCATATCATGTCACCCTATCTATAGAATGAGCATCCATGTATCCAAAATATACtaatcttctatttttcttcctttgagGAAGCTCATGGTTTCTCTTGTGACTGTAGTGTCTCAAGGGGAGAGGAGTTTCTGTTTTGGGTACAAGCTGCTGTGGTTTTGGGGGTAAATCATATCTAGAAATCTATTGAGGAGAACAGGTTAGGAAGTTGACCTTGTATTTTGAGTGGGTAAGTTTAAGTTGATTTCTATACCTATTTTTCCTCTTAGCTATTGGTTGCGTGTATGTAAAGAAAACTCTGAATTCTATATCTGCAAACTAGAAATGATGAGGGAAGCTTATACTCATACATGGCAGGTTTGAATCCAAAAGCAGTCAGTAATATTTTGAAAGCATGGACGTATCAAGTGCATACCGTCTCCAGCAGTGGCATCATTTGGTGGAGGAGAAGAATTAGCAGGAGATGGCGGCGGTGCATCAGGGAGAGTATCATAGAACCGATAGGTCTCGAACCTAAAGTTACAGCTTGGTGCCATAACTCTCCCTCCTTGcttatactttaaaaaatcGGAATAGATTTTACTAAGGTCGGCTACACAGTCACTGCATTCCTGATCTTCTAAATCAGGAGTGCACTGGACAAGTGCATATATGGTAATGAAATCAGCCACTGCCTCGCCTGTTGCATACTTTTTAAGAAGACCACCTGATGCAGCTTTTTCTCGGAGGTCAAGTAACAAGTCGTCCCGCTGCTGTGTGAAGAGGTCGATGTCTGAGacattttgggtgttttttaGAGCGTAACTATCCGAAGTATCTACTGTGCCAAATATGGAGCGGTTAGAGTATCGTAACGTGCATTGATCGTAATACAAAACTGCCTCCTTGTAGTTGGGACATAATCGTAGAATGTCCTGGCTGGAGTTATTGATACAGCTACGACATGTATCCGGAGTGAGATCCCCTCTATAGAGCCCGATTCCATTCACCTCACCAACAGAGAAATTGTAAAACCCATACTCAACTTGGGTGTTTGAGAAGGAGGTCAGGAGGCTATTGAGGTCTGCCTGGTATGTACTGTTATCGGTGTAGTTACCTCTATGTGAAATGCATTCTTCTTTAGGGAAATACTGGGCAACAGTGAATGGAACAAGCTGTATGAGAAGGCATGAGAGGAAGAAAGTTAGTTCCAAAAAACTCATAGCCATGGCCTGTACCTGCCCTGCGGTCTAGAATTACAGAGGGACTCTTTTGTTAATGGTAGCAATGGATAGATGAAGAACGCAGGAGAGGGTTGTTTAAAGGTGCCATTGCTTCTATTTTTCAAACCATGCAAGGTTTGACTTTCTGCCGCCCatgttgaaaaaagaaaaatgctgtCTATGTCTATATCCTTTCAAAATGGATTCAATTGGTTTGTCTTTCAACAATTATAatgatatattgttttttattcattggATTTTTGGTTTTCCTATCTCTTAATCCATCATAATGGAAACCAAATCGACATTAAGACTTGCATGTCTTGTGATTTTATAATTGTTCAATATTTTATgagcttttatatatatatttttataaacccTAAGTTAGTAATTCATTATTAGCATATTATTGACcagattaatttttaaatgtgtttataCTTTGAGTTGGatattttaaatatgctttgaaatttaaattcaaattgattttaattatatttaaaaaaattaaacttaagacCTAAATTAACTTGCATTAGACCATCTAAAtggaatcaaattaattttaattaaatttgattaattggATATATATATTCTGCAAAAGAAAGTTGTAAACTTGAATTTTCAAAGTTGAAGAGTGCATCAATTGTTTGGATTACCTATATCTTTGTGcgtattttgacatttttcgTGAGAATTCCTTTCAGTCATGCATGTCTTTTTCAGTACGTACCTTCCAATTCTAGCAAGTAATTGATTTTTTCAACTGGCCTCACCTTAATATGGTGATCGTTTTTAGAAGCTCGAGGTCTCATATTTAACAGATGGGAATGATTCAACAAAATAGATTGGGATTAGAGtggttcaaaatcaaatatatatgtcattattgaaTAAGTTGATTGGGACATGAGTGGTTAAAGTCGTCCAGGAAATTTCGTGGGCGATTTCACAGTATGACACTTTCaatttactttttcttcttttttgaatttctaTTAGAGTCAattcaaaaactattaaaaaagaaaaacgtgACTGTGATTAATATCTAATAAGTAGtctctttctctccctctctctctttatatatatgaaccCTAATTGCTTGctactatttaattatttgatatgaaaattctaTATCTTAAATTCTTCTTCCACCTAGATACCTGTTTCTATTCTATCTTTTCTCAATTCCACAATACCATGGGGAAAAAGGATTAGCATTAATCCTGCTTAAGTATTACATTATTCACGTAGTTTAAATTCTTGTGAAATAAATTGAAGAGATGAAAAACATAATTACTCaaataaacctaaaaaaaatgtaaaaaatgagTAGTCCTTTGTCTAAGATTTTTGTCTTGATAAGATCGGAAAGAATGAAATTTACGACTTGTTTAATAacatttcaaaaacaattaaaaaaaacagtttttaaagaTACTTCTcactttgatattttataaaacaaaatttttttaagagctTTGAATGCTTTGAATgtatttttatggttttattttttaaaaataatttttatatatagtattttatttttaatcattctccatatttatgcaattattttttttaaacgagaaataaataaaaataacttaaacatatttttcaaaacacctTGTTTTGAGTTGATAGTAAAATGTGTTTTcctatttaatttgttttaaaaaaataaaaaatctatatacTGATCATTGCCCCactgaaaatattaaaatttaaagacaTGTTCTTGCCACATTAGGACTCCAGGGACCTCTTATTCCTTAAAATTGATAACTTTATACCATTGGGCTAAAGCCCATACATGTTTCAAAAGTTGCCCCCTGAACTAAACTGTCGGTTCCACCACCGCTGATTGTACTTataaccaatgttttaaaaaccggaccggaccggccggtccgaccgGTGACCTTTCCGATTCGATCCAGCCCAATGAACCGTTCTATGGTCAAACCGGTCAAACCACCGGTTGAACCGCCAAACCGGTCAAACCGTCCGGTTTTTTACGAACCGGacaagccttttttttttcctattccaCAAATATTTGTTAGTATTAAAAGGCCCCAAATATTTGTTAGTATTAAAAGGCCCCTTAACAATTGAGCCCATTCCAGGCCCAATACTTTTAAAACTTAACATTATAAACTCATATTTGGTCCAAGCCACCAGGCTCAATCCAATAATAATATAGCTAATAAAACTTTCCCTTGGGCCTGCCTTCAAGCCCAATTTGCTGGCTTGCTTGACTTACAGCATATGTTGCAAGGTATCTATTTATAGACCACTTGAAGCACATGGACTTCATCTGCTTCCGATGTGGGACTAGGAATAGTACTAACATGGCCTCTTTGAGGGCTGGACGCATGCGGGTTGGACTTTTGAACATTGAGCATTGCAATgttgttaaaatatatatatatatatatataataagacttaagattaatgtttttatttcaaatttttatcatataaaatctataaagaaatgtaaatatttaaattcctgtttatttttgtaataataattataaaaaataatataaactaattaatagaataattttaaaacaataaaatacaaaaaaaaattaaatattataaattttttcatcttaaatatatcttcattcttaaatattacatatttatatttaataaaatttaaaatattaaactttatcatttaatttaatataccaaatatacaaaccaaacattattaaaatttataattttatatatttttaatttttataactatttttaattttatataatatataaattatatatttgttacatcaccggttcaaccagttcgaccgccggtccgaccagtgaaccgtgaaccggtaattTTTCCGGTTCG is from Vitis riparia cultivar Riparia Gloire de Montpellier isolate 1030 chromosome 10, EGFV_Vit.rip_1.0, whole genome shotgun sequence and encodes:
- the LOC117924374 gene encoding putative receptor-like protein kinase At4g00960, producing the protein MAMSFLELTFFLSCLLIQLVPFTVAQYFPKEECISHRGNYTDNSTYQADLNSLLTSFSNTQVEYGFYNFSVGEVNGIGLYRGDLTPDTCRSCINNSSQDILRLCPNYKEAVLYYDQCTLRYSNRSIFGTVDTSDSYALKNTQNVSDIDLFTQQRDDLLLDLREKAASGGLLKKYATGEAVADFITIYALVQCTPDLEDQECSDCVADLSKIYSDFLKYKQGGRVMAPSCNFRFETYRFYDTLPDAPPPSPANSSPPPNDATAGDGKSNRTRTVVIIVIATVVSVILISCICICIFLRMGKPKDSVNLPCEAEDEILEVESLQFNLGSIRNATGNFSDSNKLGQGGFGAVYKGTLSNGQDIAVKRLSKGSGQGELEFKNEVLLVAKLQHRNLARLLGFCLEGIERLLIYEFVPNASLDHFLFDPIKCSQLYWERRYKIIVGIARGLLYLHEDSRLRIIHRDLKASNILLDEEMNPKISDFGMARLFSLDQTQGDTKRIVGTYGYMAPEYAMRGNFSVKSDVYSFGVLILEIVSGQKNTSFGDEEHMEGLISFAWRSWREGSASNLIDPSMNSGSRSGIMRCIHIGLLCVQENVADRPTMGSIVLMLSSYSLTLPLPSQPGFFMHSSTNPETPLLLGSDYGVINASNNVSARVSVNETSITELRPR